The DNA segment AATGGAAAACTTTCATACCATGAAGGACACAAAACCGCATGAACACTCGCATATAGGTTGGCCAAGTCCTTACCGAAGACTGTGCCTAAGAATTTGTACGGCACACCCGCCACCTTTGCCCCGGGGTCACCAAAACCAAAAAGAATCCACTCGACCGCGTCAGACGATATAGCCCGCGTGACCAGTTTCATAGCTGCTACAGCGTCGTCAAAACCTTTCCAGATGCGCCCAGGGTCTACATAGGTCAAAATCCGGAAAGGCCGAAGCTGGCCACTATACTTCCTGCGTACAAAAGATTCGCTGCCACTAAACACGTTTGTATCGATACCAGGATTCAAGATAAGGTTAGGTCGCTTATTAGTTAACGCCGCAACCCAATTATTCAACCATTTGGAATTGGCGACCTGCTCAAATGGCAAGAAGTAACTGAGGCGGGCTATTTTTCTTCCGAGTTCGCTGATAAAAAAAAGCTCTTCCATATGTTGCATGTGATATATCCAACGTGAAGCAGGAAGATAGTAACCCGCAAATGCAGTCCAGCAAAAACTAGCTATGATCACATCATTGCTTTTTGGCGAATTTTTTAGAAGAGCACGAATCATACGAGTGGCCCTGACTATATCCTCTAAGCCATCGGCAACTGTAACCCTAGCAACACCTCTGACAATAAGCTTGCCTAAGTTAACTATCGAACGTCGCAAAAAAGGTTTTTGAGATGCGCGCTTAGTAA comes from the Bacillota bacterium genome and includes:
- a CDS encoding glycosyltransferase family 4 protein, whose amino-acid sequence is MKITYLLPGLGRSGGNIVLYHFMDGLASRGHDITAVAPEGRFEWSPGCWHQLTKRASQKPFLRRSIVNLGKLIVRGVARVTVADGLEDIVRATRMIRALLKNSPKSNDVIIASFCWTAFAGYYLPASRWIYHMQHMEELFFISELGRKIARLSYFLPFEQVANSKWLNNWVAALTNKRPNLILNPGIDTNVFSGSESFVRRKYSGQLRPFRILTYVDPGRIWKGFDDAVAAMKLVTRAISSDAVEWILFGFGDPGAKVAGVPYKFLGTVFGKDLANLYASVHAVLCPSWYESFPLPPLEAMACGTAVVTTCYGVEDYALDGLNALVVPPRDHQRTAEALLRLINNPDLCTRLALAGIETAKSFSWDRAIRMLEEFLSLQKPADLPDQMKHYKLAARLGGLLAGGGFDVELLNKLLTAGSQIIGAEGSSK